One segment of Podarcis muralis chromosome 17, rPodMur119.hap1.1, whole genome shotgun sequence DNA contains the following:
- the TMEM187 gene encoding transmembrane protein 187: MLQQNSCCRSSSAVIQEEPSRTSERTVRKPGGREPLLLVSGGLLLCVGLVASGVFDGVHTEVGYEYYAEPTVSGLPPILAMPANCLVNLAYIFLGWHWLPSGDQRGQACYLQEVFALMALAYGPVQWVRLWTQHHWAAVLDQWLTLPIFAWGVVWCHFLEHGWQPGTFLAMEAASLTSYVLALLHPQGFELALSGHIFIIVWRALKAQRHLGNARSAWILVLGLVSCLGFVSLKLWDQELAQWAPFRRLTGHFWSKICDVLQFHFAFLFLTQLSRRQLWSQ; the protein is encoded by the coding sequence ATGTTACAGCAGAACAGTTGCTGCAGGAGCAGTTCGGCCGTCATTCAGGAAGAACCCTCCAGAACTTCGGAAAGGACTGTGAGGAAACCAGGAGGCAGAGAACCACTCTTGCTGGTGTCTGGAGGTCTCCTGCTGTGTGTGGGACTTGTGGCTTCAGGAGTCTTTGACGGTGTTCACACGGAAGTTGGGTACGAGTACTATGCTGAACCAACTGTGTCAGGATTGCCTCCCATACTGGCTATGCCTGCCAATTGTTTAGTCAACTTGGCCTACATCTTTCTGGGCTGGcactggctgccttcaggtgacCAGAGAGGTCAGGCATGCTACCTCCAGGAGGTCTTTGCCCTTATGGCGCTTGCATATGGGCCTGTACAATGGGTGCGACTCTGGACACAGCATCACTGGGCAGCTGTCTTAGATCAGTGGTTGACATTGCCAATTTTTGCTTGGGGTGTTGTCTGGTGTCACTTTCTGGAGCACGGGTGGCAACCAGGCACTTTCCTGGCCATGGAAGCAGCTTCACTGACAAGCTATGTTCTGGCATTGCTTCACCCCCAAGGCTTTGAGCTGGCATTGAGTGGACATATATTTATAATTGTTTGGAGAGCACTGAAGGCGCAGAGGCATTTGGGTAATGCCCGGTCAGCTTGGATCCTGGTGCTAGGATTGGTCTCTTGCCTGGGCTTTGTAAGCCTCAAGCTGTGGGACCAGGAGCTGGCACAATGGGCACCTTTCCGCCGGCTTACTGGCCACTTTTGGTCGAAGATCTGCGATGTGCTGCAGTTCCATTTTGCCTTCCTCTTTTTGACCCAGCTGAGCAGGCGCCAGCTCTGGTCTCAGTGA